One segment of Paenibacillus sp. FSL R7-0337 DNA contains the following:
- a CDS encoding glucosamine-6-phosphate deaminase — translation MLTIKPIHTELSGAMLVRVYKNRAQLGAAAGREAAAAIRALLASKAQVRIVFAAAPSQNEFLAELATAKELDWSRITAFHMDEYTGLPAGSPQSFGRFLREALFDKVRPGTVHYLSPAAGSEAECRRYGRLLAEAPIDIVCLGIGENGHLAFNDPPVADFADPLPVKLVVLDDICRRQQVNDGCFASLEEVPQQALTLTIPVLLSAQWLFCMVPGASKRGAVTRTLHESVSTACPSTILRGHGDCRMFLDTDSFGAVFS, via the coding sequence ATGCTGACGATCAAACCGATTCACACCGAGCTGTCGGGTGCTATGCTTGTCCGTGTATACAAAAACCGTGCACAGCTTGGAGCTGCTGCCGGGCGTGAGGCGGCGGCAGCCATCCGGGCGCTGCTGGCCTCCAAAGCGCAGGTGCGGATCGTCTTCGCCGCCGCCCCTTCGCAGAACGAATTCCTTGCTGAGCTTGCCACTGCGAAGGAGCTGGACTGGAGCCGCATTACCGCATTCCATATGGATGAATATACCGGCCTGCCGGCAGGCTCACCGCAGAGCTTCGGCCGCTTCCTCCGGGAGGCGCTGTTCGACAAGGTCCGGCCGGGAACGGTTCATTATCTGAGTCCTGCCGCAGGTAGCGAAGCGGAATGCAGGCGTTACGGGCGGCTGCTGGCAGAAGCGCCTATCGATATAGTCTGCCTTGGCATCGGGGAGAACGGCCACTTGGCGTTCAATGATCCGCCGGTAGCCGATTTCGCTGATCCGCTTCCTGTGAAGCTGGTGGTCTTGGATGATATCTGCCGGAGGCAGCAGGTGAATGACGGGTGTTTTGCCAGTCTGGAGGAAGTGCCGCAGCAGGCCTTGACGCTTACGATACCGGTGCTACTGTCCGCGCAATGGCTGTTCTGCATGGTGCCGGGCGCTTCCAAGCGCGGTGCGGTGACCCGGACGCTGCATGAATCCGTCTCTACGGCATGTCCGTCCACCATCTTGCGGGGGCATGGGGACTGCCGGATGTTCCTGGATACCGACTCGTTCGGGGCAGTCTTCTCATGA
- a CDS encoding helix-turn-helix domain-containing protein has translation MYSVMLVDDDQPVLDFLSAMIPWDELGFTLHSACKNGLVALEKAGGDMPDIVITDIGMPYMDGLELIRELKLRSGEVRVVVLSCMDDFTYAQQAVKLMVSDYILKETMSRELITTLLRELGGELRRRDEEKAQTLKWKSMAEHQKGLLKQRVLERIIARELPGSEWQSDAAELGILPELTAHVAVLCRISGDSGEAPGEELARMSLVASAAESVYQDNNAALCLPYSGRDCVLVFTGGMGNGAEAGHISMLGRLRSAIQAVPGVRASFQYLCIPVGSGYFRDGLIELLTQGREYAFYLKPGGLAGLKELPPFTEEDLFTHYAEAAHEIRDAFLEESADRLAELLTQWMDHIRLKRYAPRQVKEWMLKLLYDNQMRLMARQQFQSTFSLELLHDTLADIDDIGTLETWSLAFFYERLPYIREMYQETRREEIKKVKQYVDRHLNRKITLEEVAEYTHLNSSYFSRLFKKETGMSFIHYVTHIKMEQAKEWLDQSPQSVEQVAERLGYENKSYFTKLFKLHTGATPGEFRGEEGNRSAQPPEARRHYPC, from the coding sequence ATGTATAGCGTAATGCTGGTGGATGATGATCAGCCGGTATTGGATTTTCTGTCGGCAATGATTCCCTGGGACGAGCTTGGATTCACGCTGCATTCGGCCTGCAAGAACGGTCTGGTCGCTCTGGAGAAGGCCGGGGGGGACATGCCGGATATTGTGATTACAGACATTGGCATGCCGTATATGGATGGTCTGGAGCTGATCCGCGAGCTGAAGCTGCGAAGCGGGGAGGTGCGCGTGGTTGTGCTGTCCTGCATGGATGACTTCACCTATGCGCAGCAGGCGGTCAAGCTGATGGTGAGCGACTATATTCTGAAGGAGACGATGAGCCGAGAGCTGATCACCACCCTGCTCCGGGAGCTGGGCGGGGAGCTGCGCCGCAGGGACGAGGAGAAGGCCCAGACGCTGAAATGGAAAAGCATGGCCGAGCATCAAAAGGGGCTGCTGAAGCAACGGGTACTGGAACGGATCATTGCCCGGGAGCTGCCAGGCAGCGAGTGGCAGAGTGACGCTGCCGAGCTGGGCATTCTGCCTGAGCTCACAGCCCATGTCGCTGTGCTCTGCCGGATCAGCGGAGACAGCGGGGAGGCTCCAGGCGAAGAGCTTGCGCGGATGTCCTTGGTGGCATCGGCGGCTGAGTCGGTGTATCAGGACAATAATGCCGCCCTATGTCTGCCCTACAGCGGCCGTGATTGTGTACTGGTCTTCACCGGCGGTATGGGGAACGGGGCAGAGGCCGGACACATCTCCATGCTCGGCAGGCTGCGTTCAGCCATTCAAGCCGTGCCGGGGGTGAGGGCGTCCTTTCAATACCTGTGTATCCCGGTGGGCAGCGGTTATTTCCGCGATGGGCTGATAGAGCTGTTAACCCAAGGCCGGGAGTATGCCTTCTACTTGAAGCCCGGCGGGCTGGCCGGACTGAAGGAGCTTCCGCCGTTCACGGAGGAGGACCTGTTCACCCATTACGCCGAAGCTGCGCACGAGATCCGCGATGCCTTCCTGGAGGAATCAGCGGACAGGCTTGCGGAGCTGCTGACCCAATGGATGGACCACATCCGTCTGAAGCGTTATGCCCCGCGCCAGGTGAAGGAATGGATGCTCAAGCTGCTCTATGACAATCAGATGCGGCTGATGGCCCGCCAGCAGTTCCAGTCCACTTTTTCGCTGGAGCTGCTGCATGATACCCTGGCGGATATCGACGATATCGGCACGCTGGAGACATGGTCCCTGGCCTTCTTCTACGAACGGCTTCCTTATATCCGCGAGATGTACCAGGAGACCCGCCGGGAGGAGATTAAGAAGGTGAAGCAATATGTAGACCGCCATCTGAACCGGAAAATCACCCTGGAGGAGGTGGCGGAATATACGCATTTGAATTCGAGCTATTTCAGCCGTCTGTTCAAGAAGGAGACCGGAATGAGCTTCATCCACTACGTTACCCATATCAAAATGGAGCAGGCCAAGGAATGGCTGGACCAGTCTCCGCAAAGTGTGGAGCAGGTTGCCGAGCGGTTAGGATATGAGAATAAAAGCTATTTCACGAAGCTGTTCAAGCTGCATACTGGAGCTACGCCCGGAGAATTCCGGGGAGAGGAAGGCAACCGTTCCGCACAACCCCCTGAAGCAAGGAGGCACTACCCATGCTGA
- a CDS encoding histidine kinase — MLLRGWRLGFRNKLLVASLLCLLLPASITLYISNSYTEHILRSQVIQNERRSLEQESLYISNLFSNMVLVANYIQFDPGITLILKENWQRSKLHQPDTARHILDFKEVTDKLVSVTSMMEKTFVTVLTSDGQYYSNYSYAKLDVGALLQQPWMDTARKQPAFELYWAGVIDNYIPTAAAGSPQVLTIARNLKLSSSSTYATVIISIAESRISQILSDSGKGQQTLLIAPDGTVIAARDKSLLGRPFSLMDAVKPAAASSFIDYRGEQYLLSSLEIPYGNYRIVSLSPYREAVSRISATHRWSTAVQVVSGAFFLLILVLLVRQFTKPVIRLDQVAARVDRGELGLRSGVRGYDEIGRLGKSFDHMLDRVEGMVLQIKEEQAQKRKAELAMLQSQINPHFLFNILNSIRLRIMMRGDEENAELLFSLSRLLRMTIQQRDEYTTLHDELYIVRSYVELLNFRQSEEVALDTDCTSESLSVRIPRFLLQPVIENAYIHGLRQGGGRILIRTWTQDHRLFIEIEDNGQGMDEVTLSRLRAGLSSKPPGKEAMPPGRLAHIGMSNVYERLHLTYGSAFQITMDSRPGEGTTFRFVLPVQIPDQAEERERGRDV, encoded by the coding sequence TTGCTGCTAAGAGGATGGAGACTCGGTTTTCGCAATAAGCTGCTCGTCGCTTCCCTGCTCTGTCTGCTGCTTCCCGCCTCTATTACCCTGTATATTTCCAATTCCTACACAGAGCATATCCTCCGTTCCCAGGTGATTCAGAATGAACGCCGTTCGCTGGAGCAGGAGAGCCTGTACATCTCGAACCTCTTCAGCAATATGGTGCTGGTGGCGAATTATATCCAGTTCGATCCCGGCATCACACTTATTCTCAAAGAAAACTGGCAGCGCAGCAAGCTGCACCAGCCTGATACAGCCAGGCATATCCTGGATTTCAAAGAGGTGACCGACAAGCTGGTCAGCGTGACCTCCATGATGGAAAAAACGTTCGTGACCGTCCTCACCTCGGACGGGCAATACTACTCCAATTATTCCTACGCCAAGCTCGATGTCGGGGCACTGCTCCAGCAGCCCTGGATGGATACCGCCCGCAAGCAGCCTGCCTTCGAGCTGTACTGGGCAGGCGTAATTGATAACTATATCCCGACCGCAGCAGCCGGCAGCCCGCAGGTGCTTACGATTGCCCGCAATCTCAAGCTGTCCTCCAGTTCAACCTACGCTACGGTAATAATCAGTATCGCCGAGAGCCGGATCAGCCAGATCTTGAGTGATAGCGGGAAGGGACAGCAGACCCTGCTGATTGCGCCGGACGGAACGGTGATTGCCGCCCGGGACAAGTCCCTGCTGGGCCGGCCGTTCTCACTTATGGATGCCGTGAAGCCTGCCGCCGCTTCCAGCTTCATCGATTACCGGGGGGAGCAGTATCTGCTCAGCAGTCTGGAGATCCCTTACGGCAATTACCGGATTGTCAGCCTGTCGCCTTACCGTGAGGCGGTCAGCCGGATCAGCGCGACCCACCGCTGGAGTACGGCGGTGCAGGTGGTGTCGGGCGCTTTTTTCCTGCTGATCCTGGTGCTGCTGGTCAGGCAGTTCACGAAGCCGGTTATCCGGCTCGATCAGGTGGCGGCGCGGGTGGACCGGGGGGAGCTCGGCCTCCGTTCGGGAGTCCGGGGCTATGATGAGATCGGGCGGCTGGGCAAATCCTTCGATCATATGCTGGACCGGGTAGAAGGGATGGTACTTCAGATCAAGGAAGAGCAGGCACAGAAGCGCAAGGCGGAGCTGGCGATGCTGCAATCGCAGATTAATCCCCACTTCCTGTTCAATATCCTGAACTCGATCCGCTTGCGCATTATGATGCGGGGAGATGAGGAGAATGCGGAACTGCTCTTCTCGCTCTCCCGGCTGCTGCGTATGACGATTCAACAGCGGGATGAATACACTACGCTGCATGATGAGCTGTATATTGTCAGGAGCTATGTGGAGCTGCTGAATTTCCGCCAGTCCGAGGAGGTGGCGCTGGATACTGATTGTACCTCCGAGAGCCTCAGTGTCCGTATCCCCCGCTTCCTGCTTCAGCCTGTCATTGAGAATGCCTATATTCATGGGCTGCGCCAAGGGGGCGGGCGTATTCTGATCCGAACCTGGACGCAGGATCACCGGCTGTTCATTGAGATAGAAGACAACGGTCAGGGGATGGATGAGGTCACTCTGAGCCGCCTGCGCGCCGGGCTAAGCTCCAAGCCGCCGGGCAAGGAAGCGATGCCGCCTGGCAGGCTGGCCCACATCGGAATGTCCAATGTCTATGAACGTCTGCATCTGACTTACGGTTCAGCCTTCCAGATTACGATGGACAGCAGGCCCGGCGAGGGGACAACCTTCCGGTTCGTGCTGCCCGTGCAGATTCCGGATCAGGCTGAGGAAAGGGAGCGTGGTAGGGATGTATAG